One genomic region from Eptesicus fuscus isolate TK198812 chromosome 18, DD_ASM_mEF_20220401, whole genome shotgun sequence encodes:
- the CX3CR1 gene encoding CX3C chemokine receptor 1, with amino-acid sequence MEHTITMPTSFPESISEDFQYDESAEACHIGDIVAFGTTFLPIVYSLVFAFGLVGNLLVVFALTHSQKPKSITDIYLLNLALSDLLFVATLPFWIHYLIREQGFHNATCKLTTAFFFIGFFGGIFFITIISVDRYLAIVLAANSMNNRTVQHGVTISLGVWAAAILVAAPQFMFTKLTENQCFGDYPEVLRDIWPVLCNMEANIFGFLLPLLIMSYCYFRIMQTLFSCKNNKKAKAIKLVFLVVIMFFLFWTPYHIMIFLETLNLYNFFPKCDTQRDLKLALNVTEAIAFIHCCLNPLIYAFAGEKFRRYLYHLYRKWLAVLCGRSMHPYSSSSESQRSRRESVLSSNLTHYTSDGDASVNL; translated from the exons ATGGAGCAT ACCATCACCATGCCTACCTCCTTCCCTGAATCAATTTCAGAAGACTTTCAGTATGATGAGAGTGCGGAAGCCTGTCATATAGGGGATATTGTGGCCTTTGGAACTACCTTCCTGCCCATAGTATACTCCCTTGTCTTTGCCTTTGGCCTGGTGGGAAATTTGCTGGTGGTGTTTGCACTCACCCATAGTCAGAAGCCCAAGAGTATCACCGACATCTATCTCCTGAACCTGGCCTTGTCCGATCTGCTTTTTGTAGCCACCTTGCCTTTCTGGATTCATTATCTGATAAGGGAACAAGGCTTTCACAACGCCACGTGCAAACTCACTACTGCCTTCTTCTTCATTGGCTTTTTTGGAGGCATAttcttcatcaccatcatcagcgTCGATAGGTACCTGGCCATTGTCCTGGCCGCCAACTCCATGAACAACCGGACAGTGCAGCATGGCGTCACCATCAGCCTCGGTgtctgggcagcagccatcttggtggCAGCACCCCAGTTCATGTTCACAAAGCTTACGGAAAACCAGTGCTTTGGGGACTACCCTGAGGTCCTGCGGGACATCTGGCCTGTGCTCTGCAACATGGAAGCAAACATTTTTGGCTTCTTGCTCCCTCTGCTCATTATGAGTTACTGTTACTTCAGAATCATGCAGACACTGTTTTCCTGCAAGAACAACAAGAAAGCGAAAGCCATTAAACTGGTATTTCTGGTGGTCATCATGTTTTTCCTCTTCTGGACACCCTACCACATTATGATTTTCTTAGAGACACTCAATCTCTACAACTTCTTTCCCAAATGTGACACACAGCGGGATCTGAAATTGGCGCTCAATGTGACTGAGGCAATTGCATTTATCCACTGTTGTCTCAATCCCCTTATCTATGCATTTGCTGGAGAGAAATTCAGAAGATACCTTTACCACCTGTATAGGAAATGGCTGGCTGTCCTATGTGGCAGATCCATGCATCCATATTCCTCCTCTTCTGAATCACAAAGGAGCAGGAGGGAAAGTGTTCTGAGCAGCAACTTGACTCACTACACCAGCGATGGAGATGCATCCGTGAATCTCTGA